A stretch of the Papaver somniferum cultivar HN1 chromosome 6, ASM357369v1, whole genome shotgun sequence genome encodes the following:
- the LOC113286014 gene encoding uncharacterized protein LOC113286014 isoform X1 → MLFASVVWFKLVSYAHTNYDMRALSKSSDKVAPYSTFYSQMEEHMSQVGVDTTNNKWNETLVLGLVDPNDSLSHPAGSLMFKLILLHALILIILPTSW, encoded by the exons ATGCTTTTCGCTAGTGTTGTCTGGTTTAAGTTGGTGTCATATGCACATACAAATTACGATATGAGGGCGCTTTCCAAGTCCAGCGACAAG GTGGCCCCTTACAGTACTTTCTATTCGCAGATGGAAGAGCACATGAGCCAAGTTGGTGTCGACACAACTAACAACAAATGGAACGAAACGCTTGTTTTGGGTTTGGTGGATCCAAACGATTCATTATCTCATCCGGCAGGGTCTTTGATGTTCAAGTTAATTCTGCTACATGCTTTGATTCTGATCATTTTGCCAACTTCTTG GTGA
- the LOC113286014 gene encoding diacylglycerol O-acyltransferase 1A-like isoform X2, protein MLFASVVWFKLVSYAHTNYDMRALSKSSDKMEEHMSQVGVDTTNNKWNETLVLGLVDPNDSLSHPAGSLMFKLILLHALILIILPTSW, encoded by the exons ATGCTTTTCGCTAGTGTTGTCTGGTTTAAGTTGGTGTCATATGCACATACAAATTACGATATGAGGGCGCTTTCCAAGTCCAGCGACAAG ATGGAAGAGCACATGAGCCAAGTTGGTGTCGACACAACTAACAACAAATGGAACGAAACGCTTGTTTTGGGTTTGGTGGATCCAAACGATTCATTATCTCATCCGGCAGGGTCTTTGATGTTCAAGTTAATTCTGCTACATGCTTTGATTCTGATCATTTTGCCAACTTCTTG GTGA